One genomic region from Amaranthus tricolor cultivar Red isolate AtriRed21 chromosome 12, ASM2621246v1, whole genome shotgun sequence encodes:
- the LOC130828448 gene encoding uncharacterized protein LOC130828448, giving the protein MWAIWFMRNKVIFEDCPNKIVDAVFSFTTMVREYKAYACKVFDLRDQSTSLASQWSPPESNWIKINVDAHMANGTDKGLGAVCRDNHGNLILVGVRGVQATWSTAVSELTVAGFGVELAIRLGFSHIHLEGDNVVVFKEITNSSSGFSPFYVLLDQIRSLLSSFRGVRRSVVRRSGNTAAHMVARWNLGSFGDTIYMHYFPQSLISLVTLDLI; this is encoded by the coding sequence ATGTGGGCAATTTGGTTCATGAGAAATAAGGTTATATTCGAAGATTGCCCAAACAAGATTGTTGATGCCGTCTTTAGCTTCACTACCATGGTCCGGGAATACAAAGCCTATGCGTGCAAGGTCTTTGATCTGCGAGATCAGTCCACCTCCTTGGCATCCCAATGGTCTCCCCCCGAATCCAACTGGATAAAAATCAATGTTGATGCTCATATGGCGAATGGCACGGACAAAGGTTTGGGAGCAGTTTGTCGTGATAATCATGGTAATTTGATACTTGTTGGTGTTCGAGGAGTACAAGCGACATGGTCGACGGCCGTCAGTGAGCTTACTGTTGCTGGTTTTGGTGTGGAATTGGCCATCCGATTGGGTTTCTCTCACATACATCTCGAGGGAGATAATGTTGTTGTGTTCAAGGAGATTACCAATTCTTCTTCTGGTTTTTCTCCTTTTTATGTTCTCCTTGATCAGATTCGTTCTCTCCTGAGCTCCTTTCGTGGCGTTAGGCGTAGTGTGGTTCGTCGTAGTGGAAACACTGCGGCTCATATGGTAGCTAGGTGGAACTTAGGCTCTTTTGGTGATACTATTTATATGCACTATTTTCCTCAAAGTCTTATATCCTTGGTTACTCTTGATTTAATCTAA